In Bradyrhizobium sp. 200, the sequence CGTGGTGCGGGCGATGTTTCCCAAGGATGCCGCGCGGCGCGCGTTCCTGAAATCGGTCGGCGCCTCGACCGCGCTGGCCGCCATCTCGCAATTCTTTCCGCTTCAGACTGCGACTGAAGTCTTTGCGCAAGCCGGCACACCGGAGAAGAAGGACCTCAAGGTCGGGTTCATTCCGATCACCTGCGCGACGCCGATCATCATGGCGGCGCCGCTTGGCTTCTATGCCAAGCATGGCCTCAACGTCGAGGTGGTGAAGACCGCCGGCTGGGCGGTGATCCGCGACAAGACCATCAACAAGGAATACGACGCCTCGCACATGCTGGCGCCGATGCCGATCGCGATCACGCTTGGCCTCGGCGCCAACGCCATTCCCTTTACCGTGCCGGCCATCGAGAACATCAACGGGCAGGGCATTACCCTTGCCATGAAGCACAAGGACAAGCGCGACCCGAAGGACTGGAAGGGCATGAAGTTCGCCATTCCGTTCGACTATTCGATGCACAATTACCTGCTGCGCTATTACCTCGCCGAACACGGCCTCGACCCCGATACGGACGTGCAGCTCCGCTCGGTGCCGCCGCCGGAAATGGTCGCCAATCTCCGCGCCGACAACATCGACGGCTTCCTCGCGCCCGATAATATCTGCCAGCGCGCGATCTATGACGGCGTCGGCTTCATGCACATCCTGTCCAAGGAGATCTGGGACGGTCATCCCTGCTGCAGCTTTGCGGCGAGCCGGGAATTCATCACCAACTCGCCGAATAGCTTTGCGGCGCTGACGCGGGCGATCGTGGACGCCACCGCCTATGCGTCGAAGGCCGAGAACCGCAAGCAGATCGCCGAAGCGATCGCGCCGGCGAACTACATCAACGCGCCCGTCACCGTGCTGGAACAGGTGCTGACCGGCACCTATGCGGACGGCCTGGGCGGCGTCAAAACCGACGCCAAGCGCGTCGATTTCGATCCGTTTCCCTGGCAGTCCTTTGCGGTGTGGATGCTGACCCAGATGAAACGCTGGGGCCAGATCAAGGGCGACGTCGATTACAAGGCGGTGGCGGAGCAGGTCTATCTCGCGACCGACACCGGCAAGGTGATGAAGGAGATGGGGCTGACACCGCCAGCGACGTCGTACAAATCGTTCGCGGTGATGGGCAAGGCGTTCGATCCGGCGAAGCCGGACGATTATCTCGCCAGCTTCAAGATCAGGAAGGCGTCGTGAGGGGTTCGGCGCACCAGCATTCTCCGCTGTCGTCCCGGCGAACGCCGGGACCCATACTCCGCGGCGGAAGTAATGAAGCACGGTCTCTGACGCCGTGCCTGAACGAGAAGACACGGCGTATGGGTCCCGGCGTTCGCCGGGACGACATGCTGAGAGACTGTCCCCTATGACCTTCTCCCTTCGTTTCCGCGCCGCCGTGGTTTCGATCGTGCTGTTCGCCGCGTTCCTCGGCATCTGGCATCTCGCCACGCGCTCGACGGCTGCGACCACCACGATGACGCCGGAATACGCCAAGCTGATGGGGCTGACAGCAACGCAGGGCAAGTCGGCGATGCCGGGCCCGCTCGATGTCGGCGCGAAATTGTGGGAGCATCTCAAGCAGCCGTTTTACGACAAGGGTCCGAACGACAAGGGCCTTGGCATCCAGCTCGGCTACTCCATCGCGCGCGTCGGCCTCGGCTATCTGCTCGCGGTGCTCGTCGCCATTCCGCTCGGCTTCCTGATCGGCATGTCGCCGCTGATCAGCAAGGCGCTCGATCCGTTCATCCAGGTGCTGAAGCCGATTTCGCCGCTCGCCTGGATGCCGCTCGCGCTCTACACCATCAAGGATTCCTCGATCTCGGCGATTTTTGTCATTTTCATCTGCTCGGTATGGCCGATGCTGCTCAACACGGCGTTTGGTGTTGCCGCGGTGCGCACGGAATGGATCAATGTCGCGCGCACGCTGGAAGTCGGCACGGTTAGGCGCGCCTTCACGGTGATCCTGCCGGCTGCCGCGCCGACGATCCTCACCGGCATGCGGATTTCGATCGGCATCGCCTGGCTGGTGATCGTCGCAGCAGAGATGCTGGTCGGCGGCACCGGCATCGGCTACTTCGTCTGGAACGAGTGGAACAACCTCTCGATCACCAATGTCATCATCGCGATCCTCCTGATCGGGGTCGTCGGCATGCTGCTGGACCAGATCCTGGCGCGCTTCACGCGCATGGTCACGTTCCCGGAATGACTGTGATGACCGACAAGTTCATCTCGATCGAAGGCATCGCACGGCGTTATCCCGGCGCGGATGGCGGTCAGACCGCCGTTTTCGAAGATCTGTGGCTGTCGATGGGGCGGGGCGAGTTCGGCTGCGTGATCGGGCATTCCGGCTGCGGCAAGACGACGGTGCTGAATATTCTCGCCGGCCTCGACGAGCCGAGCGAAGGCGCCGTCATCGTCGACGGGCAGGCCATTGAAGGCACCAGCCTCGACCGCGCGGTGATCTTCCAGAGCCACGCGCTGCTGCCGTGGCGCACCGTGCTCGGCAACGTCGCCTATGCCGTGACTTCGAAATGGCGCAACTGGGACCGCGCCAAGGTGAAGGCGCATGCGCAGAAGTTCATCGATCTGGTTGGGCTGACGGGGTCGGAGCACAAGCGTCCGTCAGAACTCTCCGGCGGCATGAAGCAGCGCGTCGGCATTGCCCGGGCGCTTTCGATCACGCCAAAGATCATGCTGATGGACGAGCCGTTCTCGGCGCTCGATGCGCTGACACGCGGCACGCTGCAGGACGAGGTACGCCGCATCTGTCTCGAGACCGGACAGACCGCCTTCATGATCACCCATGACGTCGATGAGGCGATCTACCTCGCCGACAAGATTTTCCTGATGACCAACGGCCCGGGCGCCGTGCTGGCGGAGATCGTGGAAAATCCGCTGCCGAAGGATCGCGGCCGCATCGACCTGCACCGCCATCCCTACTACTACGCGCTGCGCAATCACATCATCGATTTCCTGGTCAGCCGCAGCAAGACGTTTGCGTCTGATGTGACCGATCACGATCCCCGCAACGTGCCGGTGGTGCGGCCGGGCAAGCCGGAATTGGTGGTCGCTGCGGGATCCGAGGATTCAACACAGGCGTCATGGCCGAGCTTGTCCCGGCCATCCACGTCTTCCTGAATAGCAAGCAAGACGTGGATGCACGAGACAAGTCCGGGCATGACGCATAGAGGAGACTATCCATGAAACGCGAAGACCTCACCGAAAAACTGCTCGACATCAAGCGCGAGAAGGGCTGGAGCTGGAAACACATCTGCGAAAAGATCGGCGGCTATTCGGAGGTGCTGATAACAGGCGCCATTCTCGGACAGATGAAATTGACAAAACCGCAGGCCGCCAACGCCGGCGAGCTGTTCGGGCTGTCGAAATCGGAGATCGCGATGCTCAACGAGGTGCCGATGCGCGGCACCGGCACGCCGATGCCGCCGACCGATCCCTTGATCTACCGCTTCTACGAACTGGTGATGGTCAACGGCCCGGCCTGGAAGGCGCTGATCGAGGAGGAATATGGCGACGGCATCATGTCGGCGATCGATTTCGACATGGTGATGGAGCGCCTGCCCAATCCCAAGGGCGACCGCGTCAAGATCACGATGTCCGGAAAATTCCTGCCGTATAAGTATTACGGCGCCAGCGGCAATGTGCCGGAGTATGGATTCAAGGAAGGGTGAAAGAGGCGAATAGCGAGTAAGCGAGTAGCGAATGGTGCTTTCCCTATTCGCTATTCGCCACTCCCCATTCGCGTTCACTTGAACGCCGCCCGCAACTCCTTGATCGGCGTCATCTCGCGCACATAGGTGAACGCGCCGTGATCCTTCATCTCGCGGGCGCTCCTTAGGAACGCGGCAAGCGCGTAGCGGGCCATGGCGCCGCCGACGCTGATGCGCTTGACGCCGGCTTTCGAGAGCTGATCGACGGTCAGCGTCGGGTCGGCAAATCCCATCACCAGGTTGAACGGCTTGCCGACCGACGACACCACGTTGCGGATGGTGTCGATGTCGTGCAGGCCGGGCGAATACAACACGTCGGCGCCGACCGCCTCGAACGCCTGCAGCCGCTTGATCGTATCGTCAAGATCGTTGCGGCCGTGCAGGAAATTTTCGGCGCGTGCGGTCAGTGTGAACGGGAAGGGCAGCGCGCGCGCCGCTTCGACGGCCGCCTGCACGCGCTCGACTGCGAGCTGAAAATCGTAGATCGGCTGGCGCGGATCGCCGGAAAAATCCTCGATCGAGCCGCCGACGCAGCCGGCTTCGGCCGCGCGCGCAATCGCTGTCGCCGCGGTCTTCGGATCATCCGCGCCGCAATTCTCCAGGTCGGCGTTGACGGGCAGGTCGGTAGCGTCAGCGATCACCCGGCAGTTCTCGATAATGGCATCGAGGCTGACGGTGGCGCTGCCGAGCGTATTGGCAAGGCCGAGGCTCGTGGTCGCGAGCGCCTCGAACCCCATCGCGGCGAGCAGTTTGGCCGTGCCCGCGTCCCAGGGATTGGGAATGATGAAGGCCCCGGGGCGCGCGTGTAGTGCGCGGAACGTCTCGGCCTTTTCCATCTGGGTTCGCATCGGCAATCTCCGCTTCGTTTGGTGGCTGGTTATGGTTGGCGGCGAACCTAGCGGGCTATCTCCCATCAGCCAAATTTGTTATTTCTCTATCCATCATCAGCTTTTTGCATGGTTGAGACATGGACAGCGATGCGCTCCTTACCTTCCTGACGGTTCACCGCCGCGGCGGCATTTCGAGCGCGGCGAAGGCGCTGCACCGCTCGCAGCCGGCGATCTCCCGGCGCATCGCGCTTCTGGAGCAGGAGCTCGGCGTGCCGCTGTTCGAGCGCATTGCAGGCCGCACGATGCTGAGCGATGCGGGGCGGGTGATGGTGCCGTATGCCGAGCGCGCAGTCGCCGCCGCCCAGGATGCGGAGAATGCGGTTCGCGCGCTGGCGCGGCCGAATTCAGGACCGATCGCGCTCGCGGTGGTCGGCACGCTTGCCGGCGGGCGGCTGTCGGCGATCCTGAAGCGCTTTTCGGCCGAACACCCCGAGGTCGAATTGAGCTTGCGCACTGCGACCAGCGCTGAGGTCAGCGATCTGATCCGGCGCGGCGAGGCAACCATCGGGCTTCGTTACGACCGCGACCGCTCGCGCGATCTCGATTGCGACTTGCTGTTTGCCGAACGGTTGCAGGTGGTGTGCGCGCCGGACCATCCGCGCGCCGGCGGCCGTGTCGCAAAACTCGCCGAACTGCGCGGCGAGCGCTGGATCGCATTTCCCGTGGTGCCGGGACGGCGCGAGATCACGGCTTCACATGTGTTTGCGCTGTTTCAAACGCATGGGTTGGGCGAAATCGACTGGACGCCGGTCGACAGCCTGACCGCGCAGAAGCGCCTGGTCGAAGCCGGCCTCGGCATCGCGCTGCTGTCGGAGAGCAATGCGGCCGAAGAGCTGAGATATGGAACGATCGCGACGATCGGCGTGCGCGATCTCAGGGCGAGCCACGATGTCGTCACGGTAACGCGCCGCGGCGGCTTCTTGAGCGCGGCGGCGCGGCGATTGATGGAGATCGTCCGCAGGGAATATTCAAAGACGCGAATGGCGAACAGCGAGTAGCGAATGGAAATTTCCCCATTCGCCATTCGCCACTCCCTATTCGCTTCTTATGTCCCCGCCTTCACCTGGGCGGCGGCCTGCGCCATCAGCTCGTCCATCTTGACGCGCACCTCGGCGGCGGTGACGGCGACGCCCTTGGCGGCAAGATCCTTCACGACCTTGTTCTGGACGTCCTTGTCGCCGGCTTCCTCGAAATCGGCCGAAACTACTTCCTTGGCGTAGGCATTGGCGTCGTCACCGGACATGCCGAGCTTCTCCGCTGCCCAAAGACCGAGCAGCTTGTTACGGCGCACCTCAGCCTTGAACTTCTGCTCCTCGTCGAGGGCGAACTTCTTCTCAAAACCTTCCTCGCGCTTGTCAAAACTGCTCATTCTTCGGTTCCAATCCCCGGAAATGGTAAACAAGGCCGCGTTGTCGCGGCCCGATCGCCTACCTAGATAGAGGGGGCGAATCGGTAAAACAACGGGCCGTTAGGCCGCAGGCAACCGGGATAAGTTGGCCCCAATTGGGCCGGGTCGATTGTGCTGGATGGGCCAATCGGATAGGTTGCCATCAGGCGAGGTTCTTGTTCTGTTTCCGGTCGTTCTGTACAGGACCTGGCCTTCACGGCAGCTCCGTCGTGGTCGCAAACCCTTGTCATCCGGAGCACACCAATTTCATGGATTTCAACAAAACACGGTACATCCCAATGAGCCGTCGACGCCGTATTTACGAAGGCAAGGCCAAGGTCCTGTATGAAGGCCCGGAGCCGGGAACCCTGATCCAGCACTTCAAGGATGATGCGACCGCGTTCAATGCCAAGAAACACCAGGTGATCGAGGGCAAGGGCGTCCTCAACAACCGGATTTCGGAGTACCTGTTTCAGCACCTCAACGATATCGGGGTGCCGACCCATTTCATCCGCCGCCTCAACATGCGCGAGCAGTTGATTCGCGAGGTCGAGATCGTGCCACTGGAAGTGGTGGTGCGGAACGTCGCCGCGGGATCGCTGTCGCAGCGGCTCGGCATCGAGGAAGGCACCCAACTGCCGCGCTCGATCATCGAATTCTACTACAAGAACGACCAGCTCAACGACCCCATGGTGTCGGAAGAACACATCACCGCATTCGGCTGGGCGACGCCGCAGGAAATCGACGACATCATGGCACTCGCCATTCGCGTCAACGACTTCCTCACCGGGCTGTTCCTCGGCATCGGCATCCGCCTGGTCGATTTCAAGATGGAATGCGGACGCCTGTTTGAAAACGAAATGATGCGGATCATCGTCGCCGACGAGATCTCGCCCGACTCATGCCGGTTGTGGGACATCAAGTCGAACGAGAAGCTCGACAAGGACCGTTTCCGCAGGGATCTCGGTGGCCTGCTGGAAGCCTATACCGAAGTGGCAAAGCGGCTGGGCATCCTGATGGAGAACGAGCGTCCGGCCGGTACCGGGCCGGTGCTGGTGAAGAGCTGAGGCAAATTAATTGAGGCAGGTCTCGTGAAGGCACGCGTTACCGTTACGTTGAAATCAGGCATTCTCGATCCGCAGGGCAAGGCCATCGAAGGCGCGCTGAAATCGCTCGGCGTCGATGGCGTCGCCAGCGTCCGCCAGGGCAAGGTGTTCGACATCGAACTGTCGGGCGCCGACAAGGCCAAGGCAGAAGCGGCGTTGAAGGACGCTGCGGACAAGCTGCTGGCGAATACGGTGATCGAGAATTATCGGGTCGAACTGCTCTAGGCGCGCCTTCCATGAAATCAGCCGTTCTCGTCTTTCCCGGAATCAACCGCGAGCGCGACATGGCGCGCGCGCTCAAGCTCGTCTCCGGCCAGGAGGCGGCGATGGTCTGGCACGCCGAGACCGAGTTGCCCAAGGGCACCGATCTCGTGGTCGTGCCCGGCGGGTTTTCCTATGGCGATTATCTGCGCTGCGGGGCGATTGCCGCTCGCGCGCCAGTCATGAACGCGGTTCGCAAATTTGCCGCCGATGGCGGTCTCGTGCTCGGTGTCTGCAACGGTTTCCAGATCCTGTGCGAAGCAGGCATGCTGCCCGGCGTGTTGATGCGCAATGCGCGGCTGAAATTCATTTGCCAAGATGTGCATCTGCGGGTCGAGCGCTCGGATACGCCGTTCACGCGCGGCTACAATGCCGGGCAGATTATCCGCGTGCCGGTTGCGCATGGCGAAGGCAATTACGAAGCCGACGAGGAGACCGTGAAGCGACTCGAAGGCGAGGGGCGGGTGCTCTACCGCTATTGCTCCGCCGATGGTGTGGTCGACGAGGCC encodes:
- a CDS encoding CmpA/NrtA family ABC transporter substrate-binding protein translates to MSTFDNPFDPNRRLHAGGCSCGQHVSEAEHDHAATALRCEPAPSEEKRYEGVVASAVVRAMFPKDAARRAFLKSVGASTALAAISQFFPLQTATEVFAQAGTPEKKDLKVGFIPITCATPIIMAAPLGFYAKHGLNVEVVKTAGWAVIRDKTINKEYDASHMLAPMPIAITLGLGANAIPFTVPAIENINGQGITLAMKHKDKRDPKDWKGMKFAIPFDYSMHNYLLRYYLAEHGLDPDTDVQLRSVPPPEMVANLRADNIDGFLAPDNICQRAIYDGVGFMHILSKEIWDGHPCCSFAASREFITNSPNSFAALTRAIVDATAYASKAENRKQIAEAIAPANYINAPVTVLEQVLTGTYADGLGGVKTDAKRVDFDPFPWQSFAVWMLTQMKRWGQIKGDVDYKAVAEQVYLATDTGKVMKEMGLTPPATSYKSFAVMGKAFDPAKPDDYLASFKIRKAS
- the ntrB gene encoding nitrate ABC transporter permease, which codes for MTFSLRFRAAVVSIVLFAAFLGIWHLATRSTAATTTMTPEYAKLMGLTATQGKSAMPGPLDVGAKLWEHLKQPFYDKGPNDKGLGIQLGYSIARVGLGYLLAVLVAIPLGFLIGMSPLISKALDPFIQVLKPISPLAWMPLALYTIKDSSISAIFVIFICSVWPMLLNTAFGVAAVRTEWINVARTLEVGTVRRAFTVILPAAAPTILTGMRISIGIAWLVIVAAEMLVGGTGIGYFVWNEWNNLSITNVIIAILLIGVVGMLLDQILARFTRMVTFPE
- a CDS encoding ABC transporter ATP-binding protein, with protein sequence MTDKFISIEGIARRYPGADGGQTAVFEDLWLSMGRGEFGCVIGHSGCGKTTVLNILAGLDEPSEGAVIVDGQAIEGTSLDRAVIFQSHALLPWRTVLGNVAYAVTSKWRNWDRAKVKAHAQKFIDLVGLTGSEHKRPSELSGGMKQRVGIARALSITPKIMLMDEPFSALDALTRGTLQDEVRRICLETGQTAFMITHDVDEAIYLADKIFLMTNGPGAVLAEIVENPLPKDRGRIDLHRHPYYYALRNHIIDFLVSRSKTFASDVTDHDPRNVPVVRPGKPELVVAAGSEDSTQASWPSLSRPSTSS
- the cynS gene encoding cyanase, which produces MKREDLTEKLLDIKREKGWSWKHICEKIGGYSEVLITGAILGQMKLTKPQAANAGELFGLSKSEIAMLNEVPMRGTGTPMPPTDPLIYRFYELVMVNGPAWKALIEEEYGDGIMSAIDFDMVMERLPNPKGDRVKITMSGKFLPYKYYGASGNVPEYGFKEG
- a CDS encoding isocitrate lyase/phosphoenolpyruvate mutase family protein, producing the protein MRTQMEKAETFRALHARPGAFIIPNPWDAGTAKLLAAMGFEALATTSLGLANTLGSATVSLDAIIENCRVIADATDLPVNADLENCGADDPKTAATAIARAAEAGCVGGSIEDFSGDPRQPIYDFQLAVERVQAAVEAARALPFPFTLTARAENFLHGRNDLDDTIKRLQAFEAVGADVLYSPGLHDIDTIRNVVSSVGKPFNLVMGFADPTLTVDQLSKAGVKRISVGGAMARYALAAFLRSAREMKDHGAFTYVREMTPIKELRAAFK
- a CDS encoding LysR family transcriptional regulator; protein product: MDSDALLTFLTVHRRGGISSAAKALHRSQPAISRRIALLEQELGVPLFERIAGRTMLSDAGRVMVPYAERAVAAAQDAENAVRALARPNSGPIALAVVGTLAGGRLSAILKRFSAEHPEVELSLRTATSAEVSDLIRRGEATIGLRYDRDRSRDLDCDLLFAERLQVVCAPDHPRAGGRVAKLAELRGERWIAFPVVPGRREITASHVFALFQTHGLGEIDWTPVDSLTAQKRLVEAGLGIALLSESNAAEELRYGTIATIGVRDLRASHDVVTVTRRGGFLSAAARRLMEIVRREYSKTRMANSE
- a CDS encoding DUF1476 domain-containing protein — its product is MSSFDKREEGFEKKFALDEEQKFKAEVRRNKLLGLWAAEKLGMSGDDANAYAKEVVSADFEEAGDKDVQNKVVKDLAAKGVAVTAAEVRVKMDELMAQAAAQVKAGT
- the purC gene encoding phosphoribosylaminoimidazolesuccinocarboxamide synthase translates to MSRRRRIYEGKAKVLYEGPEPGTLIQHFKDDATAFNAKKHQVIEGKGVLNNRISEYLFQHLNDIGVPTHFIRRLNMREQLIREVEIVPLEVVVRNVAAGSLSQRLGIEEGTQLPRSIIEFYYKNDQLNDPMVSEEHITAFGWATPQEIDDIMALAIRVNDFLTGLFLGIGIRLVDFKMECGRLFENEMMRIIVADEISPDSCRLWDIKSNEKLDKDRFRRDLGGLLEAYTEVAKRLGILMENERPAGTGPVLVKS
- the purS gene encoding phosphoribosylformylglycinamidine synthase subunit PurS, which translates into the protein MKARVTVTLKSGILDPQGKAIEGALKSLGVDGVASVRQGKVFDIELSGADKAKAEAALKDAADKLLANTVIENYRVELL
- the purQ gene encoding phosphoribosylformylglycinamidine synthase subunit PurQ translates to MKSAVLVFPGINRERDMARALKLVSGQEAAMVWHAETELPKGTDLVVVPGGFSYGDYLRCGAIAARAPVMNAVRKFAADGGLVLGVCNGFQILCEAGMLPGVLMRNARLKFICQDVHLRVERSDTPFTRGYNAGQIIRVPVAHGEGNYEADEETVKRLEGEGRVLYRYCSADGVVDEASNINGAAQSIAGIVNERGNVLGMMPHPENHVEDIMGCTDGRGLFAGLAAHLKKAA